Within the Acidipropionibacterium acidipropionici genome, the region TCCTTGATCCGCTCGGCCTCGGTACCTGCCTTGGCGACCAGATCCTTGGCCTGGGTCTCGGCTGCGGTGAGGATGCTCGTGGCATGGGCGCCGAGCCTGGCGAAGTCGGTCTTCTCCGCCTCCTTCTCGGCCTCGGCGACCTGATGGCGCATATGGCGGGTGAGCTGCTTCAGCGTGCTGACCTGCTGCTCGATCTCACGGACGTAGTTGTCGACGCTGGTGCGCTCGTATCCCCACATCGCGTGGGCGAAGCTGCCTGCGGCGCTGGCGCTGTCGTCGAACAGGTTCAGTCCCGTCTCCTCGTCCGTGGACTCCTCATTGCGAGGTGTGACTGGATCGCTCACCACAGGCTCCTTCCGGTTTCAGATGCCGTCCTCAACGCTACCAACGTCGGCCGACGTTCCGGGATCCCAGTACGACACTGGCGGCGGACGGTACCGAAGTATCCGTCCGCCGCCAGCGGGTCACTGAGTATCGGAGCCGTCAGCCGGCGTCGATGGTCAGTCCTTGTAGGGCATGCCGCCGGCCGGGGGCTCGGTGATCTCGATGAGCAGACCGCCGGTGTACTTCGGGTGGAGGAAGATGACCCGGGACCCGGCGGTGCCGGAGGAGGGCTCCTCGGAGGTGAACCTGGCCCCGCGCTCCTTGAGGGTCGCGATGGTCTTGTCGATGTCGTAGGTGCGGTAGCACACCTGCTGGATCATGTTCTTGTTCTTGGCCAGGTACTTGCCGATGGTGGTGTCCTCGCCGAGGGGGGCGAGCAGCTGGACGACGGTGCTCTCCTCGCCGCGCTTGCCGGTGGCGATCATCGCCTCCTCGACGCCGTGACCCTCGTTCTTCTCACGCAGCAGCACGTGGAAGCCGAGCACCTCGGTGTGGTACTTGATGGCCTCGTCCATGTCCTTGACCGCGTAGCCGACGTGATCGATACACGCAAAAGGATCGTTGTTGAAGTTCTCCATGGGCCGTATTCTTCCACCTCGACCCGGTTCGCGTGAGCCGGGGTGCCCTAACAGCTCGAGCACAGACAACCCGGCACGCGGCGTTGCGGCTGGTGCACCGGGGGGTCGGTGGACCAGCATGGCATCGTCGAGTGCCATGAGCCCGGGCACCGGCCATCCAGTTCGAGGAGACGACGTGAAGAAAACCCTCACGACCATCATCGCGGTCTTCCTGGTCGCCTTCGCCCTCTACTACGTCTTCACCGACCCGGAGGGCACCGCGGGTGTCGTGCGCGGCTTCTTCTCCGGCATCTTCGGCTTCATCAGGGCGCTGGGGGGCTGACCCGAGCCGTGCCCGAGGTGCTGCGGCGCTTCGTCGACCCCGAGGTGGACCGCCACCTCCTCGACGACGAGGGCGAGTTCATCATCGACGAGGTGGCCAAGCACTGGATCACCCTCGTCCTGCCCGTGGCCGCCATGGCGGCGAGCATGGTCTTCTTCATCGCGATGATCGTGGTGCCGAGCGTCTGGGCACTGCTGATGGTCATCGGGCTGGTACTGGACGCCTGGGCGGCGATCCGGATCCACCAGATGCACATGGACCGTTTCGTCATCACCAATATGCGGGTCTTCCGGGTTCATGGGATCATCAACCAGCATCTGGCCACCATGCCGATGACCCGGATTCTCGACATCTCCGTCGAACAGCCGTTGATGGGACGGTTGTGCGGCTACGGGCACTTCATCTTCGAGTCGGCAGCCCAGGACCAGGGCTTGCGCGTGATCCGCTACGTCGGGGATCCGGAGAAGCGGGACCTCACGATCCAGCGCGTCATCCAGATGGCCGGGCTGCGCACCAATCTCGCGCATCCTCGGTGAACCGGACCCGTGACCCCAGGGGTGTGTGCGGATCACGTTCTCGGCTGAGGGTCCCGGGAAGCCGAAGGGCTCGCGACCCGTGACATGGGACTGCCGGCGCCCCGCCCTGACCACGGGCGGCGCACCGGCAGTGCCGTCAGGCTCACCCCAGAGCGGCGTCGACGACCTCCTTGGCCTGGCCCTGCACCTGGGCCAGGTGGTCGGCACTCAGCAGCGACTCGGCGTAGATCTTGTACTTGTTCTCGGTGCCCGAGGGCCGCGCGGCGAACCAGGCGTGCTCGGTGATCACCTTGATGCCGCCGATGGCCGCACCGTTGCCGGGGGCCTCGGTGAGCACCTTCTCCACCTTCTCGCCGGCCACCGTGTCCGCAGACACGTCGGAGGGGGACAGCTCCTTGAGGCGGGCCTTCTGCTCACGGGTGGCGTCGGAGTCGATGCGGGCGTAGTAGGACTTCCCGAACCTCTCCTCGATCTCGGCGTAGTGCTGGGACGGGGACTTCCCGGTGACCGCCTGGATCTCGCTGGCCAGCAGGGCCAGCAGCAGACCGTCCTTGTCGGTGGTCCAGGTGTGGCCCTCCAGATCCAGGAAGGAGGCGCCGGCCGACTCCTCGCCGCCGAACCCGATCTCCCCGGTCATCAGGCCGGGCACGAACCACTTGAAGCCCACCGGCACCTCGACCAGACGGCGGCCCAGTTCCCCGACCACCCGGTCGATGAGGGAGGAGGAGACCAGGGTCTTGCCCACCCCGGCGTCCGGCGACCAGCCGGGCCGGTGCGAGTACAGGTACTGGATGGCCACCGCCAGATAGGCGTTCGGATTCATCAGGCCCGCGTCGGGGGTGACGATGCCGTGCCGGTCGGAGTCGGCGTCATTGCCGGTGGCGATGTCGTAGGAGTCCTTGTTGGCGATGAGGGAGGCCATCGCATTGGGGGAGGAGCAGTCCATCCGGATCTTGCCGTCGGTGTCCAGGGTCATGAAGGACCACGCCGGATCGACCTTCGGGTTGACCACCGACAGATCGATGCCCAGGTGCTCGGAGATGTACTGCCAGTACTGCACCGAGGCCCCGCCCAGCGGGTCGGCCCCGATGTGCACCCCGGCCGAGGCGATCGCGTCGATGTTGATCGCGTGGCGCAGGTCCTCGCAGTAGGCCGTGCGGTAGTCGTGCCGGGTGACCTCGCCGGCCACCTGGTGGTAGGGCCGCCGGCGGATCGGCGAGGGGTCGGCGAGCAGCTCGTTGGCCCGCGCGGCGATCCAGCTGGTGGCGTCGGTGTCGGCCGGGCCACCGTGCGGAGGGTTGTACTTGAACCCGCCGTCGCGCGGCGGGTTGTGGGAGGGCGTGACGACGATGCCGTCGGCCCGCGGGCCCTCGTGGTCGCGGTTGTGGACGATGATCGCCCGGCTGACCGCGGGAGTGGGCGTCCACTCGTCCTCGCGCTCG harbors:
- the mce gene encoding methylmalonyl-CoA epimerase, which produces MENFNNDPFACIDHVGYAVKDMDEAIKYHTEVLGFHVLLREKNEGHGVEEAMIATGKRGEESTVVQLLAPLGEDTTIGKYLAKNKNMIQQVCYRTYDIDKTIATLKERGARFTSEEPSSGTAGSRVIFLHPKYTGGLLIEITEPPAGGMPYKD
- a CDS encoding PH domain-containing protein; amino-acid sequence: MPEVLRRFVDPEVDRHLLDDEGEFIIDEVAKHWITLVLPVAAMAASMVFFIAMIVVPSVWALLMVIGLVLDAWAAIRIHQMHMDRFVITNMRVFRVHGIINQHLATMPMTRILDISVEQPLMGRLCGYGHFIFESAAQDQGLRVIRYVGDPEKRDLTIQRVIQMAGLRTNLAHPR
- the pgm gene encoding phosphoglucomutase (alpha-D-glucose-1,6-bisphosphate-dependent), coding for MAHPRAGQPAQEQDLIDVDAVLSAYYDITPDPSNPDQQVVFGTSGHRGSSLDGAFNDAHIAATTQAIVEYRAGQGITGPLFIGKDTHALSDPAWRTAIEVLGANDVDIVAEREDEWTPTPAVSRAIIVHNRDHEGPRADGIVVTPSHNPPRDGGFKYNPPHGGPADTDATSWIAARANELLADPSPIRRRPYHQVAGEVTRHDYRTAYCEDLRHAINIDAIASAGVHIGADPLGGASVQYWQYISEHLGIDLSVVNPKVDPAWSFMTLDTDGKIRMDCSSPNAMASLIANKDSYDIATGNDADSDRHGIVTPDAGLMNPNAYLAVAIQYLYSHRPGWSPDAGVGKTLVSSSLIDRVVGELGRRLVEVPVGFKWFVPGLMTGEIGFGGEESAGASFLDLEGHTWTTDKDGLLLALLASEIQAVTGKSPSQHYAEIEERFGKSYYARIDSDATREQKARLKELSPSDVSADTVAGEKVEKVLTEAPGNGAAIGGIKVITEHAWFAARPSGTENKYKIYAESLLSADHLAQVQGQAKEVVDAALG